One Armatimonadota bacterium DNA segment encodes these proteins:
- a CDS encoding stalk domain-containing protein, which yields MKLLGIRKATLARIALALVWVFALQVLTAAGADLVRITAPRDGEQVKGRVRVSAQTRVDDPSYLIFCVDDRRPHSTNSQPYAYDLDTTKLLDGAHALAVEVYGRAGLVARSSPVTIRVANERAPLAPVATVQRPPSAAPHPPITSAAGIRPVAPAPSDSQPKVLLPMLMRGPAPVAAGVAERAPAPPTPAPSQAAASVLAEQPTLRVRPQDAVSPRLTVILDGRELEFDVALAITNGRTYGALRTVIEQSGGRVDWIGAAKQAIARRAGAELRVTIGSLAATFDGRAIELTGAPVLTDGRTVVPLRGACEPMGLQVVWSPDSRTVRLCSVEAPVQVTMLGRR from the coding sequence ATGAAACTCCTCGGAATCCGCAAGGCCACTCTGGCCCGAATCGCGCTCGCGCTCGTGTGGGTATTCGCGTTGCAGGTGCTGACGGCCGCCGGCGCTGACCTCGTGCGCATCACCGCGCCCAGGGACGGCGAGCAGGTAAAGGGTCGCGTGCGGGTCAGCGCGCAAACCCGCGTGGATGACCCCTCGTACCTGATCTTCTGCGTGGATGATAGGCGGCCCCACTCGACCAATAGCCAGCCGTACGCCTACGACTTGGATACGACCAAGCTGCTCGATGGCGCTCACGCGTTGGCGGTAGAGGTATATGGCCGCGCCGGGCTGGTGGCGCGGTCGTCCCCGGTGACGATACGGGTTGCCAACGAGAGGGCGCCGCTTGCGCCGGTGGCGACGGTGCAGCGCCCGCCCTCCGCCGCGCCGCACCCGCCAATCACATCCGCCGCGGGAATCCGGCCGGTCGCGCCCGCGCCCAGCGACAGCCAACCGAAGGTTTTGCTGCCCATGCTCATGCGGGGGCCGGCGCCGGTCGCGGCCGGCGTGGCAGAGCGCGCGCCCGCTCCGCCCACACCCGCTCCGAGCCAGGCCGCCGCCTCCGTGCTAGCGGAACAGCCGACCCTCCGCGTGCGACCCCAGGACGCGGTATCACCGCGACTGACGGTCATCCTGGATGGGCGCGAGCTCGAGTTCGACGTGGCCCTCGCGATCACCAACGGGCGAACCTACGGGGCGCTGCGGACGGTGATCGAGCAATCCGGCGGCAGGGTGGACTGGATCGGCGCGGCCAAGCAGGCCATCGCCAGGCGGGCCGGCGCCGAGCTGCGCGTAACCATCGGCAGCCTAGCCGCGACGTTCGATGGTCGCGCGATCGAGTTGACTGGTGCGCCAGTGCTGACCGACGGGCGCACAGTAGTGCCGCTGCGCGGCGCCTGCGAGCCGATGGGGCTGCAGGTAGTGTGGTCCCCCGATTCGCGCACGGTGCGCCTGTGCAGCGTCGAGGCGCCGGTGCAGGTGACCATGCTGGGTAGGCGTTAG
- a CDS encoding polysaccharide deacetylase family protein — protein sequence MGLALMALLLGGSTGVFAAADYLGHVHQGTDLLRRDLGRQAGQEFGAANSDDYVDPLAWIGLGAPGLAQGRIEGALSRFEKAVELAAAGSPQAQTAVPVARFGRAVCLLQRGQVRAGREQLARLAREGLTWVLPTLAYADLAAGEKAAARGRAEAALKCYPTDALAMAVLGRTLAAGEGIARLRKAVTACPGSPYAAPLTGLALPNRGRPGAEKDLIRVDIKEASPRRAMMTWLGDGSPDHLLLRVDGVTLGMSNTPPHEFTLPRKLAPGPHGVVAEAWSGGMLLGRGGTVLWLPAEVPPRNLYDDDEYAAALAGLQAALTPMPNRVHVHYWLAGAYAATGNRPAALHSYERAVALDAGFADARQRLVELCAATGRTSSARAIQEVPRRWVCLTFDDGPHPMFTGQILDLLRDAGVHATFFVVGTQARAHPELLRVIAAGGHEIANHSYSHDDMTTKTTAELQQELLRTQVVVQDVIGKRPRLFRPPGGRHNAQVRAAAAQVGYTTVMWSADVGVCAGVSTERGLQRLLADIRPGAIVLLHNGPDETMNILPGLLAALKKRGYSLRTLSEALGR from the coding sequence ATGGGCTTGGCGCTGATGGCGTTGCTGCTCGGCGGCAGCACCGGCGTTTTCGCCGCCGCCGACTACCTGGGTCACGTGCACCAGGGGACGGACCTTCTGCGCCGCGACCTCGGCCGCCAGGCGGGGCAGGAGTTCGGCGCCGCCAATAGCGACGACTATGTGGATCCGCTGGCGTGGATCGGCCTGGGTGCGCCGGGGCTGGCGCAGGGGCGAATTGAAGGCGCGTTGTCGCGATTTGAGAAGGCGGTGGAGCTGGCGGCCGCCGGGTCGCCGCAGGCGCAGACTGCAGTTCCGGTGGCGCGCTTTGGCCGCGCCGTGTGCCTGCTTCAGCGCGGACAGGTCCGGGCGGGGCGCGAGCAACTGGCCCGGCTGGCGAGGGAGGGGCTCACCTGGGTGCTGCCCACCCTGGCCTACGCGGACCTGGCTGCAGGGGAGAAGGCCGCCGCGCGCGGCCGCGCGGAAGCCGCCCTGAAATGCTATCCGACGGACGCGCTTGCCATGGCAGTGCTGGGTCGCACGCTGGCGGCAGGGGAGGGCATCGCGCGCTTGCGCAAGGCGGTCACGGCGTGTCCCGGCTCGCCCTATGCGGCGCCGCTCACCGGGCTGGCGTTGCCGAACCGGGGCCGGCCCGGGGCCGAGAAGGACCTGATACGAGTTGACATCAAGGAAGCATCCCCGCGCCGCGCGATGATGACCTGGCTGGGCGACGGCAGCCCCGACCACCTGCTCCTCAGGGTGGATGGCGTGACACTGGGGATGAGCAACACGCCTCCGCACGAATTCACGCTTCCCCGCAAGCTCGCTCCAGGGCCGCACGGGGTGGTGGCGGAAGCGTGGTCCGGCGGCATGCTGCTCGGGCGTGGGGGAACGGTGCTGTGGCTGCCGGCGGAGGTCCCGCCGCGGAATCTATACGACGACGACGAGTACGCGGCGGCGCTGGCGGGGCTGCAGGCGGCCTTGACGCCGATGCCCAACCGCGTGCATGTCCACTACTGGCTCGCGGGCGCATATGCGGCCACGGGCAATCGGCCGGCGGCGCTCCACAGCTACGAACGCGCGGTGGCGCTGGATGCCGGCTTCGCCGATGCGCGCCAGCGGCTGGTGGAGCTGTGCGCCGCCACGGGGCGCACCAGCTCGGCGCGCGCGATACAGGAGGTGCCGCGGCGGTGGGTTTGCCTGACCTTCGACGACGGGCCGCATCCCATGTTTACGGGGCAGATACTGGACCTGCTGCGAGATGCCGGGGTGCATGCCACCTTCTTCGTCGTCGGTACGCAGGCGCGCGCGCATCCCGAGCTGCTGCGCGTCATCGCGGCGGGCGGACACGAGATCGCCAATCATTCGTACTCGCACGATGACATGACAACCAAGACCACCGCCGAGCTCCAACAGGAGTTGCTGCGCACGCAGGTCGTTGTGCAGGATGTCATCGGCAAGCGCCCGCGCCTGTTCCGGCCGCCGGGGGGCAGGCACAACGCGCAGGTGCGCGCGGCGGCGGCGCAGGTCGGCTACACCACCGTCATGTGGTCCGCGGACGTCGGCGTATGCGCGGGCGTATCAACCGAGCGCGGCCTGCAAAGGCTGCTGGCGGACATCAGGCCCGGCGCCATCGTGCTCCTGCACAACGGCCCCGACGAAACGATGAATATCCTGCCGGGGCTGCTGGCGGCGCTGAAGAAGCGGGGATACTCGTTGCGTACGCTGTCCGAGGCGCTGGGGAGATGA